From Phaeodactylum tricornutum CCAP 1055/1 chromosome 11, complete sequence, one genomic window encodes:
- a CDS encoding predicted protein, with protein MLTRIWLKDGTMQDEDETSTTEPLPYDSLDGKIDSTTMDPSINSADILCGRGKTSFNHVGNRQFRDSVTNSLRAYMDADNRFEKSMVVHRIVDNIHSAGGRFLKKDYSSSQWFELSDQQAKEKVGHAIRDAVNAYESKVKGKQQKGKDLSPGGKPFHQDLDYTDRSLVAQHTMSLRDSYLTHYPINIPLQQTADRPSFPYLSSQPQSFQLPQSQPAMKAAHQNYSMKHRRMLDALPVEVIFDEASSKNVSSTRVKPSTDDGHDEFVARINAVLGPLPQDANDPMEPLLDKQYHGRDRRL; from the exons ATGTTGACAAGAATTTGGTTGAAAGACGGTACCATgcaggacgaagacgaaacaAGTACAACGGAGCCTTTGCCGTATGATTCGCTTGATGGAAAAATCGATAGCACAACCATGGACCCATCCATCAATTCAGCAGACATTCTTTGTGGAAGAGGGAAGACTTCGTTCAACCATG TGGGAAATCGTCAATTTAGAGATAGTGTGACAAATTCCTTGAGAGCGTACATGGACGCGGACAACAGATTCGAAAAGTCCATGGTCGTACACAGAATTGTTGACAACATTCATTCTGCGGGTGGTAGATTTCTCAAAAAGGATTATTCATCAAGTCAATGGTTCGAACTCTCGGACCAGCAAGCAAAGGAGAAAGTAGGACACGCAATTCGTGATGCAGTAAATGCGTACGAGAGTAAAGTGAAAGGGAAGCAGCAAAAGGGAAAGGATCTATCACCTGGCGGCAAACCGTTTCATCAGGATCTTGATTATACTGACAGAAGTCTAGTTGCGCAACACACCATGTCGCTGAGGGATTCCTACCTGACTCACTACCCGATCAACATTCCGTTGCAGCAGACCGCCGATCGACCGTCGTTCCCATATTTATCTTCGCAGCCTCAGTCGTTTCAGCTTCCACAGTCCCAACCAGCAATGAAAGCTGCACATCAAAATTATTCTATGAAGCACAGACGGATGCTAGACGCTTTGCCTGTAGAGGTTATTTTCGACGAAGCGAGTTCCAAAAATGTTTCTTCTACAAGGGTCAAACCTTCTACCGATGATGGGCATGACGAGTTTGTTGCCCGTATCAATGCCGTTTTGGGCCCGCTTCCACAAGACGCTAACGATCCAATGGAGCCGCTTCTTGACAAACAATATCATGGCCGAGATCGACGACTATAA
- a CDS encoding predicted protein, whose product MTETTTVGSDVSSGSFTAPDLDCSGAWIKDPTLSDVLCGRGGSINSHAGNERFRELVEKRKRVYLTARFKREKRLIASSIVSEIRGLKPSGRFLSRDSKTGLWKDIGDEKARDKTSQALRENAPSIRAEIETEISEQRRDYQQEDQEVAPHGTSHPGYYAPPTWGFPTYAYPSYHQVHPAPPGGAQPPHGTPMPPPGYSYDPRGPPLPPQHYPPHYPPPGYSRDSHYPPPHSHHHTPTTQPTAQATPKSALEATAEIITSGAETLKKWTHSNLSLTGVPSNDGHDSRSTSSRSSKPIAYVHQDYTKKRRMVKFRDDYDRRTSYSPVFSGSALGGGQAHNEQIEPQNLHDQESSLMTQVADRILGSLGSWDTGTFCGGHDADDERKSFFPVSLSSNAGPPTQDEDNMAVEWEGQEVQLVDKSLESQSVASDERMPPPLVRQQPRPDQASSLGGFSSLGSCHSWLLPESAASYFSKSGASPSNSVDMGYSAVGMEQHSINGSIGGASLTRVFENEPQSTPHSPGMSLRSLSQMPSWERSLRSKSPLSIASDEDDSLISRSSSKISDGHLSPFHAPSSPMPMVNEDDMVWETKE is encoded by the coding sequence ATGACGGAAACAACAACCGTAGGCAGCGATGTAAGCAGCGGATCATTCACAGCGCCCGATTTGGACTGCAGTGGTGCTTGGATTAAGGATCCAACCTTGTCTGATGTACTTTGTGGACGCGGTGGTTCGATCAACTCGCATGCAGGCAATGAGCGATTTCGAGAATTGGTCGAAAAGCGGAAGCGTGTCTACCTTACCGCACGCTTCAAGAGAGAAAAACGTCTGATTGCCAGTAGCATCGTTTCGGAAATTCGAGGGCTAAAGCCTTCGGGGAGATTTCTATCAAGAGATAGTAAGACAGGCTTATGGAAAGATATTGGTGATGAAAAAGCTAGGGACAAAACATCGCAAGCGTTACGCGAGAATGCTCCTTCCATCCGCGCCGAGATTGAAACGGAGATCAGCGAGCAGCGCAGGGATTATCAACAGGAAGATCAGGAGGTAGCACCTCACGGTACTTCTCATCCAGGTTATTATGCCCCTCCGACCTGGGGCTTTCCTACTTATGCATACCCCAGTTATCATCAAGTGCATCCCGCTCCACCGGGCGGAGCCCAACCTCCGCATGGAACTCCAATGCCACCACCTGGCTACTCATACGATCCACGGGGTCCGCCGCTGCCACCACAGCATTACCCTCCACACTATCCGCCGCCAGGCTATTCACGAGACTCCCACTATCCGCCACCGCACTCACACCATCACACACCAACTACACAGCCCACTGCACAAGCTACACCAAAGTCGGCCCTCGAAGCCACTGCGGAGATCATTACTTCTGGTGCAGAGACACTTAAGAAGTGGACTCATTCCAATTTATCATTGACTGGTGTGCCTTCAAACGATGGTCATGATTCTAGGTCAACAAGTTCACGCAGTTCAAAGCCTATCGCATACGTTCACCAAGATTACACCAAGAAGCGCCGTATGGTTAAGTTCCGAGACGATTACGACCGTCGAACAAGCTATTCGCCGGTTTTTTCTGGAAGTGCACTCGGGGGAGGCCAAGCGCACAACGAGCAAATCGAACCTCAAAATTTGCATGATCAAGAGAGCTCCCTCATGACACAAGTTGCCGATCGCATTCTGGGGTCGTTAGGTTCCTGGGACACTGGTACTTTCTGTGGCGGTCATGATGCAGACGATGAACGTAAATCGTTCTTTCCGGTATCTCTTTCCAGTAACGCAGGGCCACCGACCCAAGATGAAGACAACATGGCGGTCGAATGGGAAGGTCAAGAAGTACAGCTGGTCGACAAGTCTTTGGAGAGTCAGTCTGTCGCTTCCGACGAACGTATGCCCCCGCCTCTAGTTCGGCAGCAACCACGCCCGGACCAAGCATCATCGCTCGGTGGATTCTCGTCCCTGGGAAGCTGCCATTCTTGGCTGCTTCCGGAAAGTGCCGCTTCTTATTTCAGTAAATCGGGTGCTTCACCCTCGAACTCAGTCGACATGGGGTACTCGGCCGTCGGCATGGAACAACATTCAATCAACGGTTCAATCGGCGGCGCTTCGCTCACGCGTGTTTTTGAAAACGAGCCTCAGTCTACGCCTCATTCCCCTGGCATGTCGCTGAGATCGTTGTCTCAAATGCCATCGTGGGAACGGTCCCTGCGTAGCAAATCGCCTCTGTCCATTGCATCAGACGAGGATGATTCATTGATATCCCGTTCGTCGAGCAAGATATCGGATGGACACCTTAGTCCGTTCCACGCGCCATCGAGTCCGATGCCTATGGTGAACGAGGACGATATGGTGTGGGAAACCAAGGAATGA
- a CDS encoding predicted protein, whose product MLTLARKALPSKYSSFRVFGRGLGLPPAESIDQLPRPASQSLSFSSYPGDEDDDDVGRPKTALVLGSSGALGSAVSHYLSQTVGMKVLGADVRELPGELNDSTLGDLTTRLVQGVDFYLQDTKSGLDAIVCASGGWQGDPAPPLEGSKDDIEKGALAYAETIQDMLRMNLDPVLATGYLAQQYMGPNGLLVVIGATAAILPTPGMLGYGVSKAGAHHFVQTMGAMTGQGLESKSIRRQGRKTRQYFPNLDTLHVVGILPSTIDTPSNRKADPEANFDQWTKPLDIAKEIGSWVQKTPLRPHSGSLVKVYTNRDRSGAGFELVR is encoded by the exons ATGCTCACGCTTGCACGTAAAGCACTCCCGTCGAAATATTCGTCATTTCGGGTTTTCGGACGAGGCTTAGGTCTTCCGCCAGCAGAATCCATCGATCAGCTCCCCCGTCCGGCTTCTCAATCATTATCGTTTTCGAGCTATCCtggcgacgaagatgatgatgacgtCGGCAGACCGAAAACAGCTTTGGTGCTGGGGTCGTCTGGCGCCCTAGGTTCCGCTGTCTCGCACTATTTATCCCAGACAGTAGGCATGAAAGTTCTTGGTGCAGATGTACGCGAGCTTCCTGGTGAACTCAACG ATTCGACTTTGGGAGACTTGACAACCCGACTGGTTCAGGGTGTGGATTTCTACCTACAGGATACCAAATCCGGGCTAGACGCGATCGTCTGTGCCAGTGGCGGATGGCAAGGCGATCCTGCTCCTCCCTTGGAAGGATCTAAAGATGACATCGAAAAAGGTGCTTTGGCGTATGCGGAGACCATTCAAGATATGCTGCGCATGAATCTGGACCCGGTTCTCGCGACTGGCTATCTGGCACAACAATACATGGGACCGAATGGATTGTTGGTAGTGATTGGAGCCACTGCTGCTATACTGCCGACGCCCGGTATGCT AGGATACGGAGTTTCCAAAGCAGGCGCGCATCACTTCGTGCAAACCATGGGAGCTATGACTGGTCAAGGCTTAGAATCCAAGTCCATCCGAAGACAAGGTCGGAAAACTAGGCAGTACTTTCCCAATCTGGATACCCTCCATGTTGTCGGCATTTTACCAAGTACAATCGACACACCCAGCAATCGGAAAGCTGACCCCGAAGCAAATTTTGATCAATGGACAAAGCCTTTGGACATTGCTAAAGAAATTGGGAGCTGGGTTCAAAAAACGCCATTGCGGCCCCATTCGGGGAGTCTGGTGAAAGTTTACACGAATCGAGATCGTTCGGGAGCTGGCTTCGAATTGGTGCGCTAG
- the G6PDH/6PGDH gene encoding G6PDH/6PGDH fusion protein (Glucose-6-phosphate dehydrogenase / 6-Phosphogluconate dehydrognase fusion protein, both enzymes are fused by a short linker, probably cytosolic): MTTSTFRRQSVVVPVDTIENQGNPEVMEWLTVSTLSIVVVGASGDLAKKKTFPSLLNLYDDNLLPKHTRIWGFARSDMSDEELRDRLRPHLTGDHSKEVVDRFLARCVYRSGTSYGDQDAFTKINQDMEEYERDHQDVKHYNRLFYFAIPPNVFADTALAIKKTSMQDESKGFTRLIVEKPFGRDLESFEKLNKTLAEHFTEDHMFRIDHYLGKEMVQNLTVLRFSNIWFERVWNADNIQCVILTFKEPFGTDGRGGYFDKYGIIRDILQNHLLQVLTLLAMETPVKLEGPGASRAIRNAKVAVLNAIPPVQIEDVVLGQYEGYADDPTIENKDTNTPTYATIKLSINTPRWYGVPFILKAGKATNERKAEMRIQFKDPPAASFLFEGEGENYCPRNELVMRMQPDEAVYMKTNVKSPGFTAKPIQSELEVNYDTRFFDHQKEANPDAYTRLILDVLQGKHAAFVRDDELRRAWEIFTPILKKIENENIRPVIYKQGSRGPIESDNFIMEKAGYIRNEDYVFHEGGVARKTEGTNTMPVSQTVPQISIPDDELCDIGIFGQSVMGANLSLNIAESGFRVVVGNRTQKKVEATVQRAKDEGNLPLVGSDGPEHFVSQLKKPRKVIILVQAGTAVDDTISSLAKYLEPGDILIDGGNEWFPNSIRRGEFLEPKNIHFLGMGISGGEEGARKGPSLMPGGPKDAYDLVEPILSKCAAYVDEAGSCVGYVGPIGAGNYVKMVHNGIEYGDMQLIAEVYDTMKSTLGMSNLEIADVFDEWNKSELESYLIEITATILRKKDDETGCGYVIDYILDKTGMKGTGRWTIQEGAERGVAISTLAAALDARMLSGLKEEREVASKVLDEPSMQSTDKTQVVADLRAALYASKVCSYAQGLSLIKAASDEYQWDVDLSECARLWMGGCIIRAKLLGSIREAYSKNSNLSNLLVDAGFASALNERSVAWRRLIALCVTSGVTCSALCNSLSYFDTYRRARLPANLTQAQRDFFGGHTYERTDKDGRFHTAWTDAHKDIGDASQRTSGENVQI; the protein is encoded by the exons ATGACTACGTCAACCTTTCGCCGTCAGAGTGTCGTCGTTCCCGTGGATACCATTGAAAATCAAGGAAATCCTGAAGTTATGGAGTGGCTCACCGTCTCCACCTTGAGCATAGTCGTCGTTGGTGCTTCCGGTGACTTGGCCAAGAAAAAAACCTTTCCAAGTTTGTTGAATCTGTATGATGACAATTTGTTGCCGAAGCACACCCGAATCTGGGGCTTTGCACGTTCAGACATGTCGGACGAAGAGTTGCGTGATCGCTTGCGTCCTCATTTAACCGGGGATCATTCGAAAGAAGTCGTCGATCGCTTTTTAGCCCGGTGCGTCTACCGCAGTGGAACTTCCTACGGTGACCAAGATGCGTTCACTAAAATTAACCAAGATATGGAAGAGTACGAACGAGACCATCAAGATGTGAAGCACTACAATAGGCTGTTCTACTTTGCCATCCCTCCCAACGTTTTTGCGGATACTGCTCTAGCCATTAAAAAGACCTCTATGCAGGATGAAAGCAAGGGTTTCACCCGTTTGATTGTGGAGAAGCCCTTTGGTCGGGACTTAGAAAGCTTCGAAAAGCTGAACAAAACCTTGGCGGAGCATTTTACGGAGGATCACATGTTTCGTATCGATCACTACCTTGGCAAGGAGATGGTGCAAAACTTGACCGTTTTACGTTTTTCCAACATTTGGTTTGAGCGCGTTTGGAATGCGGACAACATCCAGTGTGTCATACTGACGTTCAAAGAGCCATTTGGTACGGATGGTCGAGGTGGATATTTTGACAAATACGGAATTATTCG TGACATATTGCAGAACCATCTTTTACAAGTTTTGACTCTGCTTGCTATGGAAACGCCTGTGAAGTTGGAAGGCCCCGGCGCGAGTCGTGCTATTCGCAATGCCAAGGTGGCTGTTTTGAATGCAATTCCTCCCGTTCAGATCGAGGACGTTGTTTTGGGCCAGTATGAAGGCTACGCTGATGATCCGACGATCGAAAACAAGGACACCAACACGCCGACATATGCTACCATCAAGCTGAGCATCAATACGCCCCGCTGGTACGGTGTTCCCTTCATTCTTAAGGCTGGCAAGGCAACGAATGAGCGAAAGGCTGAAATGCGCATTCAGTTTAAGGATCCACCGGCTGCTAGTTTTTTGTTCGAAGGTGAAGGGGAAAATTACTGTCCGAGAAACGAGCTTG TGATGCGGATGCAGCCCGACGAAGCAGTTTACATGAAGACGAATGTGAAAAGCCCTGGCTTTACGGCGAAGCCCATCCAGTCTGAACTAGAAGTCAACTATGATACCCGATTTTTCGATCACCAGAAAGAAGCTAATCCAGATGCCTACACTCGGCTTATCTTGGATGTTCTTCAAGGCAAACATGCAGCCTTTGTGCGCGATGATGAACTCCGTCGGGCATGGGAGATTTTTACCCCAATTCTTAAAAAGATTGAGAACGAGAATATTCGCCCTGTTATTTACAAGCAAGGATCGCGTGGACCGATAGAATCTGACAATTTTATCATGGAGAAAGCGGGTTACATCCGTAATGAAGACTATGTTTTTCACGAAGGGGGAGTGGCGCGTAAGACCGAAGGGACGAACACGATGCCAGTATCACAAACCGTTCCTCAAATTTCAATTCCAGATGACGAACTTTGTGACATTGGAATCTTTGGTCAGTCTGTGATGGGAGCAAATCTTAGTCTTAATATCGCCGAGAGTGGATTTCGTGTTGTTGTGGGCAATCGTACTCAGAAGAAGGTTGAGGCGACGGTACAGCGTGCCAAGGACGAAGGAAACTTGCCGCTTGTTGGCTCCGATGGTCCTGAGCATTTTGTTTCGCAGTTAAAAAAGCCTCGCAAGGTCATCATCCTTGTACAAGCGGGAACGGCTGTCGATGATACAATATCGTCACTTGCAAAGTACTTGGAGCCTGGAGACATCTTAATTGACGGAGGCAACGAGTGGTTCCCTAACAGTATTCGTCGTGGAGAGTTTCTGGAGCCGAAGAACATCCATTTTCTCGGAATGGGCATTAGTGGAGGAGAAGAAGGAGCACGCAAAGGTCCATCTTTAATGCCGGGCGGACCGAAAGATGCGTACGATCTTGTCGAACCCATCTTGTCAAAATGCGCTGCTTACGTCGATGAGGCCGGATCATGCGTTGGCTACGTAGGCCCAATTGGAGCA GGGAACTACGTCAAGATGGTTCATAACGGCATTGAATACGGAGACATGCAATTAATCGCGGAAGTCTATGACACGATGAAAAGTACGCTGGGTATGTCCAATTTGGAAATAGCCGATGTCTTCGACGAATGGAATAAAAGTGAATTGGAATCTTATTTGATCGAAATCACCGCCACGATTCTCCGCAAAAAGGATGATGAGACTGGTTGTGGGTACGTAATCGATTATATTTTGGACAAAACTGGCATGAAGGGCACTGGAAGGTGGACCATTCAGGAAGGAGCTGAAAGAGGTGTTGCAATTTCTACTTTGGCTGCCGCTCTCGACGCTCGAATGCTGAGCGGATTGAAGGAGGAACGAGAAGTGGCGTCCAAGGTACTTGATGAGCCATCAATGCAGAGTACAGATAAGACACAGGTAGTTGCGGATCTACGAGCAGCACTGTACGCGTCGAAAGTTTGTTCATACGCCCAAGGATTGAGTTTGATCAAAGCAGCTTCCGATGAGTATCAGTGGGACGTGGACCTTTCGGAATGTGCCCGCTTGTGGATGGGAGGATGCATCATTCGAGCAAAGTTGTTGGGGTCAATTCGAGAAGCTTATTCGAAAAATTCCAATTTGTCGAATTTGCTTGTTGATGCCGGCTTCGCGTCGGCTTTGAATGAGCGCTCAGTTGCCTGGAGAAGACTTATCGCTCTCTGTGTAACGAGCGGTGTCACGTGTTCGGCTCTCTGCAATTCGTTAAGTTACTTTGATACGTACAGACGAGCTCGCCTCCCGGCCAACTTAACTCAGGCTCAGCGGGATTTTTTCGGAGGGCACACATATGAGCGTACAGATAAAGATGGTCGTTTTCATACCGCGTGGACGGACGCTCACAAAGACATAGGCGATGCCAGTCAACGAACAAGCGGAGAAAATGTTCAAATTTAA